AAACATAATCAACACGTTTTATTGCTTGTAAATCTTTTCCACCAGCATATGAAATTGATGATTGTAAGTCTTCAGTCATTTCTTTTAAAGTATCAAAAATACTTCCTCTAATTTTAATTAGTTCTTTTTTACCTTCAACATAACGTTTTTCACTTTTATTATATTCACTAGCTGATCCATAATATTCTTTATAAATACAATTATCGATTTCAACTTCTTTTCCAGGTGATTCTAAATGTGCAGCAAACAAACTTCCAATCATACAAAAACTAGCACCCATTCTAATAGATTTTGCAATATCTCCATGAACTCTTAATCCACCATCAGCAATAATTGGTTTTGATGCAGTTTTTGCACAATATTTAAGTGCAGATAGTTGTCATCCACCAGTTCCAAAACCTGTTTTTAATTTAGTAATACATACTTTTCCTGGACCAATTCCAACCTTAGTAGCATCAGCTCCTCATAATTCTAAATCTCTAACTGCTTTTGGTGTTGCTACATTTCCAGCAATAATAAAAACTTGATCTTTCATTTTTTCTCTAATATAACTAATTATATTTTTAACACTTAAAGCATGACCATGAGCTATATCAATTGTTATATAATCTGGAATTAAATTTTGTTCAACCATTTGATCTACTAATTTATATTCATCAGGTTTAACACCTAAAGAAATTGAAGTTATCAAGTTTTTATCTTTCATGTTTTTAATGAATTTTATTTGATCAACATTAAATCTATGCATTATATAAAAATAGCCATTTTTTGCTAATTTTTCAGCTAATTCTTCATTAATTATTGTTGCCATATTTGCAGGCACAACAGGCAATTTAAAAGTATGTTTTCCTAAAGTTGCAGTAGTATTGCATTCTTTTCTTGAATTAACAATACACATTTCAGGAATAAGCTGCACATCATCATAATCAAATATCTTCATAAAAATTTCTCCTTAAAAAACATATTATAAATTAATAGAGTAAAAATATCTATTTAAACATAATAAAAACGGCTATGCCGTTTATTTAAAAACAATTTATCTAGTAATTATTATTTTACTTATCTTTTTAGATTTTTTAAAAATCCTTTTATTTAAACCAACCACAGCTCCACAAATTGATATTGCTAGTAATGTTAAACCAGCACCAATACTAATTGCTATTTGTTGTGTTTTATCTAATTGATTTGAATCTAGTTTATTTTTTGACTCATTAATTAAATCAATAATTTGAGAAGGATCATTATTTTTAAAGTATTTTTCATCACTATTTAAAACTTTAAATAGTTGTTCATATTCTTTTAACTTAATCTTAAGTTTTTCTTTTTCTTTTAAAAGTTCATTATTTGAATTATATTCATTATTTAAAAATTCTTTAAATTCTAATAATTCAGTTTTAATTTTTAAATAATCTTTTAATTTAGCTTTTAATTCTTTATTTTCTTCTAGTAATTTTTTATTAGAAGAAAATTCTTGATCTAATAGCTCTTTATATTCCATAACTTCTTTTTTTAGTTTTTCAAGTTCTACTGAAGTTTGGCTTTTTAAAACTAAATTAGAGTTATTTAAATCGTTATTTTTTAAATAAGCACTAAAAATAATTGTTGAAATTAATAAAAAATTAAGACCCAATATATTAAATAACTTTTTCATAATTATTTAACCCTCATACATTTGTATTCTATAAACTATTTAATTATATTAATGTTTTTTAGATATTACAATGTGGGTTTTAATTAGTATTAAAGCTAAATAAAAAAAGAAGTATAAACTTCTTTATTTTTGGTTTATAACAATGAAATTGTCAGCTTTTTTTTCTGCAAAAGTTCCCTTTTTTAAAATGATTCTAAATAAATCAATAAATAGTAGAATTCCAAGTGTTAAAAAGCGTAATAATCAGAATAAAAGTCTTCATAATGCAAGTTTAAACATTTTATTACTACTATATTTAGTTCCAGTTGCTCTCATTCCTCAAGATGGGCTACCTTTAATATATAAAATAATAAAAATAATTAGGTAAATACCTAAAGTAAATACTAATGCTAAAGAGTCAATAAGACTTTTAAAAACTCTTCTTCAAAATCCGGCTATTTTCATTTCTGTCCTTCTAATTTTTTTTTTTTTTTTAAACTATTCAATAATAAGTATATTATTTTACTTTTTAATGAAAAGTACTAAAGTAAAAAAATAAGGCTTTTAAACAAGTTTATGGATTCAAACTAATAGTTTTTAACTTATCCTTTTTTAATTTTTCTATTAATCCATCTATTATTTTAGGTGATTGGTTATTTTTTGTTAAATAATCATTACTTAGTGAATTAAATAGAATAACACCATTAGTTTGCACATATGCAGGTAAAGTAAACTTTTTTCCAGCATAGTCAGGTAGTGGAATTGAAATATATTTACTTCCAGGAACGTCTTGAACTTCAGTATTTAAAATTCCAATTACATTAAATGATGAATCGATAACCATAGATCCAGATGCACCTTGTTTTAGTGCAAGTTGACCAAAAGGAATGTTTGTATATAAAGTTGAAAATTGGTCAGCAATTGTTAGATTCATCCCATGTTCTTTGTCAACAAATGGTTTTTCATATTTTTGTCAATTATTATTTAATGAATTGTATTCCTTATTTTTGTTTTGATCATATTTTAGTCAAATATCTCTAAAGTAAATATCTTCTAAAATCTTTCTTTGTGTTGAAATTAGGCCACCTTCAGATTTAAGTCCTCTAAACTGAGTGCCACTTATAAAAGGATTTCAGTTCTTTGGATATCCTGCATAAAATTGAGTTTGTAAAGGACTAAATTTATTTTTATTAAACTTAATGTATCAATCTTTTTCTTCTTTTTTGTCAATTACTTCTGCTAGGCTTGGAAGAAGTTGCTTTAATTTATTTTTTTCAATCTTTAAACGTAAAGTTAAAAAATCAGCACCAGAATTATTGGTTTTAGATAAATAATCATTATCTTTGAAATACAAAGACTTTTTATTAAAATCTTTGAAATAAATATTATCAGCACCATATCTAGGTGTATAGTAAGGAGCAACTAAATATTGTGAATAAGCATCAAAAGCATCAAAT
This genomic window from Mycoplasma mycoides subsp. capri contains:
- a CDS encoding GMP reductase, giving the protein MKIFDYDDVQLIPEMCIVNSRKECNTTATLGKHTFKLPVVPANMATIINEELAEKLAKNGYFYIMHRFNVDQIKFIKNMKDKNLITSISLGVKPDEYKLVDQMVEQNLIPDYITIDIAHGHALSVKNIISYIREKMKDQVFIIAGNVATPKAVRDLELWGADATKVGIGPGKVCITKLKTGFGTGGWQLSALKYCAKTASKPIIADGGLRVHGDIAKSIRMGASFCMIGSLFAAHLESPGKEVEIDNCIYKEYYGSASEYNKSEKRYVEGKKELIKIRGSIFDTLKEMTEDLQSSISYAGGKDLQAIKRVDYVLLGDYKD